Proteins encoded within one genomic window of Actinoplanes octamycinicus:
- a CDS encoding CoA-binding protein, with protein sequence MRSAQQILAEANVIAVVGASRDPFKPSHTVPLQMLRHGWRIIPVNPFVDEVFGVRTVPTLADLDEPVDLVDIFRPARDAVEVVRQAVAIGAPAVWLQSGIVSAEARKIAEEAGIDYVEDRCLAVERAVGQLTKLT encoded by the coding sequence ATGCGAAGCGCTCAGCAGATTCTGGCGGAGGCGAACGTCATCGCGGTGGTCGGCGCGTCACGGGACCCGTTCAAGCCGTCGCACACCGTTCCGCTTCAGATGCTGCGGCACGGGTGGCGGATCATTCCGGTCAATCCGTTCGTCGACGAGGTCTTCGGGGTGCGGACCGTGCCGACGCTGGCCGACCTCGACGAGCCGGTCGACCTCGTCGACATCTTCCGGCCGGCGCGCGACGCGGTCGAGGTGGTCCGGCAGGCCGTCGCGATCGGCGCCCCGGCGGTGTGGCTGCAGAGCGGGATCGTCTCGGCCGAGGCCCGCAAGATCGCCGAGGAGGCCGGCATCGACTACGTCGAGGACCGCTGCCTGGCCGTCGAGCGCGCCGTCGGCCAGCTGACCAAGCTCACCTGA
- a CDS encoding SDR family NAD(P)-dependent oxidoreductase, with the protein MVFDARTSGGSPSRRDATRPADSRPPRSGVPGSDPDRPAEITPEVVEAEFEEASAEAAVTLRLDGKVALVTGAGSPDGIGYATARRLRDLGARVAIVSTTRRIHERASELGITGFVADLTDESEVGALADAITDQLGDVEVLVNNAGLASRASPEVLRPVAQLTLDEWKAEIDRNLSTAFLCSRAFVGGMSERGWGRIVNLAATAGPVNALPTEAAYAAAKAGVVGLTRALAMELVADGVNVNCVAPGTIYTAASTVTEIKQGLGTPIGRPGTPDEVAAAVAFLCSPAASYITGQMLVVDGGNSVREAQFR; encoded by the coding sequence ATGGTCTTCGACGCCCGCACCTCCGGCGGCAGCCCCTCGCGGCGTGACGCCACCCGACCGGCCGACAGCCGCCCACCCCGGTCGGGCGTGCCCGGCAGTGACCCGGACCGCCCGGCCGAGATCACTCCCGAGGTGGTCGAGGCCGAGTTCGAGGAGGCGAGTGCGGAGGCTGCGGTGACGTTGCGGTTGGACGGGAAGGTCGCGCTGGTCACCGGCGCGGGCAGCCCCGACGGGATCGGCTACGCGACGGCGCGCCGGCTGCGGGACCTCGGCGCCCGGGTGGCGATCGTGTCCACCACCCGGCGCATCCACGAGCGGGCCTCCGAGCTGGGGATCACCGGCTTCGTCGCGGACCTGACCGACGAGTCCGAGGTGGGCGCGCTCGCCGACGCCATCACCGACCAGCTCGGCGACGTCGAGGTGCTGGTCAACAACGCCGGTCTGGCGAGCCGGGCCAGCCCGGAGGTGCTCCGCCCGGTCGCCCAGCTGACCCTCGACGAGTGGAAGGCGGAGATCGACCGGAACCTGAGCACCGCGTTCCTGTGCAGCCGGGCGTTCGTCGGCGGCATGTCGGAGCGCGGCTGGGGCCGGATCGTCAACCTGGCCGCCACCGCCGGCCCGGTCAACGCGCTGCCGACCGAGGCGGCCTACGCCGCGGCCAAGGCCGGCGTGGTGGGCCTGACCCGCGCGCTCGCCATGGAGCTGGTCGCCGACGGGGTGAACGTGAACTGCGTGGCCCCCGGCACGATCTACACCGCCGCCTCCACGGTCACCGAGATCAAACAGGGTTTGGGTACGCCGATCGGCCGCCCCGGCACCCCGGACGAGGTCGCCGCGGCGGTGGCCTTCCTGTGCTCACCGGCGGCGTCCTACATCACCGGCCAGATGCTGGTGGTCGACGGCGGCAACAGTGTCCGCGAGGCCCAGTTCCGCTGA
- a CDS encoding DMT family transporter, giving the protein MNMRSSGQPIRLLTALALAVAVCAVSSSAPLIAFAAAPALAVAFWRNGLASVALTPVALGPRRAEVRDAIRGSRRRAGVFCLLAGVALAAHFGTWMPSVQLGTVATSTALVATQPVWQGLIAAWQGRRPSPAGWLGIALAVAGAAWATGADAGVSGQAVLADVLALLGAVFAAVYTALGEQARTALSTTTYTWICYGVCAVLLVIVCLAAGIPLTGYNGRTWAAILGLVAGAQLLGHSMFNYALQHTSATTVSVLILLEVPGAALLAWLWLGQSPRPGALPGLGLLLCGVAVVILGATRRTRGATPALADESLPT; this is encoded by the coding sequence ATGAATATGCGCTCATCAGGGCAACCGATCCGGCTGCTCACCGCGTTGGCGCTGGCCGTGGCGGTGTGCGCGGTCTCCTCGTCGGCGCCGTTGATCGCATTCGCGGCGGCGCCCGCGCTGGCGGTCGCGTTCTGGCGCAACGGCCTGGCGTCGGTGGCGCTCACCCCGGTCGCGCTCGGGCCGCGGCGGGCCGAGGTGCGCGACGCGATCCGCGGCTCCCGGCGCCGGGCCGGGGTCTTCTGTCTGCTCGCCGGGGTGGCGCTGGCCGCGCACTTCGGCACCTGGATGCCGAGCGTGCAGCTGGGCACGGTGGCCACCTCGACCGCGCTGGTCGCCACCCAGCCGGTCTGGCAGGGGCTGATCGCCGCCTGGCAGGGGCGGCGCCCGTCGCCGGCCGGCTGGCTCGGCATCGCGCTGGCGGTGGCCGGCGCGGCCTGGGCGACCGGCGCCGACGCCGGGGTGTCCGGGCAGGCGGTGCTCGCCGACGTGCTGGCGCTGCTCGGGGCGGTCTTCGCGGCGGTCTACACGGCGCTCGGCGAGCAGGCCCGGACGGCGCTGAGCACCACCACGTACACCTGGATCTGTTACGGCGTCTGCGCCGTCCTGCTGGTGATCGTCTGCCTGGCCGCGGGCATCCCGCTGACCGGCTACAACGGCCGCACCTGGGCGGCGATCCTCGGGCTGGTGGCCGGCGCGCAGCTGCTCGGGCACTCGATGTTCAACTACGCCCTGCAGCACACCTCGGCCACCACGGTCAGCGTGCTGATCCTCCTGGAGGTCCCGGGCGCCGCCCTGCTCGCCTGGCTCTGGCTCGGCCAGTCCCCCCGCCCGGGCGCCCTCCCCGGCCTGGGCCTCCTGCTGTGCGGCGTAGCCGTGGTCATCCTCGGCGCCACCCGCCGGACCCGTGGCGCCACTCCCGCCCTGGCCGACGAGTCCCTGCCCACCTGA
- a CDS encoding HAD family hydrolase has product MPAYRAVVFDFFGTLTRSVQRGPQHADIARSLGADPEAVRGVLDRTFRARACGRYGSAEATLRWVIEQAGARPAPAAIRAAMPARVDALRADTQLRPDAVSALTAIRRRGVRTALISDCTHELPAFLPGLPVAPLLDAQIFSVELGVCKPDPRIYLAACERLGVAPQDCLYVGDGGSHELTGAAAVGMTPVRLAARDLANHLVFDADTNFAGRTVRSLTEVLTLLDHTPALV; this is encoded by the coding sequence ATGCCCGCATACCGTGCGGTGGTGTTCGACTTCTTCGGCACCCTGACCCGCTCGGTTCAGCGTGGTCCGCAGCACGCCGACATCGCCCGGTCGCTCGGCGCCGACCCGGAAGCGGTGCGCGGCGTGCTGGACCGGACGTTCCGGGCCCGGGCCTGCGGCCGCTACGGCTCGGCCGAGGCCACCCTGCGCTGGGTGATCGAACAGGCCGGCGCCCGGCCGGCGCCGGCCGCGATCCGCGCCGCGATGCCGGCCCGGGTCGACGCGCTGCGCGCCGACACCCAGCTGCGGCCGGACGCGGTCAGCGCGCTCACCGCGATCCGGCGCCGCGGCGTGCGCACGGCGCTGATCAGCGACTGCACCCACGAGCTTCCCGCCTTCCTGCCCGGGCTCCCGGTGGCGCCGTTGCTGGACGCCCAGATCTTCTCCGTCGAGCTCGGCGTCTGCAAGCCGGACCCCCGGATCTACCTGGCCGCGTGCGAGCGGCTGGGGGTCGCCCCGCAGGACTGCCTGTACGTGGGCGACGGCGGCAGCCACGAGCTGACCGGCGCGGCCGCGGTCGGCATGACCCCGGTCCGGCTGGCCGCCCGGGACCTGGCGAACCATCTGGTCTTCGACGCCGACACCAACTTCGCGGGGCGTACGGTCCGGTCGCTGACGGAGGTGCTGACGCTGCTCGACCACACTCCGGCGCTGGTCTGA
- a CDS encoding PhzF family phenazine biosynthesis protein — MSTVAYEIVDVFTERPFAGNPLAVVFGAEQLAADQMQTLAREFNLAETTFVLPPTTPEATYRVRIFTASTELPFAGHPSVGTAVTLMRQGRFGPGRVVQECGAGLLPLEVTAAGAATLTGATPRLGDPVDPAALLEVTGLTADDYAGDAAAAPRTAGCGLDWTFFPVRRSALPAVRLDVHAAERHGITELSVFSWSGGEAHARVFVPGDAVWEDPATGSAALGLGVWLVDAGWLPADGVAAYRVHQGLEMKRPSLLTCTVTAEAGAATSATVSGHVHPVATGRIAVPPFIG, encoded by the coding sequence ATGTCCACCGTGGCCTACGAGATCGTCGACGTGTTCACGGAGCGTCCGTTCGCCGGCAACCCGCTCGCGGTGGTGTTCGGCGCCGAGCAGCTGGCCGCCGACCAGATGCAGACCCTGGCCCGCGAGTTCAACCTGGCCGAGACCACCTTCGTGCTGCCGCCGACCACGCCCGAGGCGACCTACCGGGTGCGGATCTTCACGGCCTCCACCGAGCTGCCGTTCGCCGGCCATCCCAGCGTCGGCACCGCCGTCACCCTGATGCGGCAGGGCCGGTTCGGCCCGGGCCGGGTGGTGCAGGAGTGCGGCGCGGGGCTGCTGCCGCTGGAGGTGACCGCCGCCGGCGCGGCCACGCTGACCGGCGCCACGCCCCGGCTCGGCGATCCGGTCGACCCGGCCGCGCTGCTGGAGGTGACCGGCCTGACGGCCGACGACTACGCCGGGGATGCGGCCGCCGCACCGCGCACGGCCGGCTGTGGCCTGGATTGGACCTTCTTCCCGGTACGCCGATCCGCCCTGCCCGCCGTCCGCCTCGACGTCCACGCCGCCGAACGCCACGGCATCACCGAACTGAGCGTCTTCTCCTGGTCCGGCGGCGAGGCACACGCCCGCGTCTTCGTGCCCGGCGACGCGGTCTGGGAGGACCCGGCCACCGGCTCGGCGGCCCTGGGCCTCGGCGTCTGGCTGGTCGACGCCGGTTGGCTCCCCGCCGACGGCGTCGCCGCCTACCGCGTCCACCAGGGCCTGGAGATGAAACGCCCGTCCCTGCTCACCTGCACGGTGACCGCCGAGGCCGGAGCCGCCACGTCCGCCACCGTGAGCGGCCACGTCCACCCGGTCGCCACCGGCCGGATTGCCGTCCCGCCCTTCATCGGCTGA
- a CDS encoding magnesium transporter MgtE N-terminal domain-containing protein has translation MGTRIYLARLAGLPVFDPNGDRVGRVRDAVVRLRTTNRPPQIVGLVAEMALRRRIFLPIGRITGMDAESVALGTGSLNLRRFEKRPNELLAVEDLLDRRVTVAPEHAGGAAHQGVVVDIGMELNRNTEWLVTRVAVREHTGRLARRGHVYQVEYDRVRGLVGPTDTQGTSNLIALLDQMRPADMANALQDLPDARRNEVAAALDDRRLADVLEELPEHDQVEILVGLDRERAADVLERMDPDDAADLLAELPKTEQAVLLDLMEPDEAAPVRQLMSYRPGTAGSVMTSEPVIMTPDATVAEALARIREPELSPVVAAQVFVARAPSATPTGKYLGMVHFQRLLREPPASIVGGLVDSGIEPLRPDIGLAEITRRMATYDLVAMPVVDGTHRLLGAVTVDDVLDHSLPRDWRDRDAHEDEEPS, from the coding sequence ATGGGGACGAGGATTTATCTGGCCCGGCTGGCCGGCCTGCCGGTGTTCGACCCCAACGGCGACCGGGTGGGGCGGGTGCGGGACGCGGTGGTGCGGCTGCGCACCACGAACCGGCCGCCGCAGATCGTCGGCCTGGTGGCCGAGATGGCGCTGCGCCGCCGGATCTTCCTGCCGATCGGCCGGATCACCGGCATGGACGCCGAGTCGGTCGCGCTCGGCACCGGCTCGCTGAACCTGCGCCGGTTCGAGAAGCGGCCGAACGAGCTGCTCGCCGTCGAGGATCTGCTGGACCGCCGGGTCACCGTGGCGCCCGAGCACGCCGGTGGCGCCGCCCACCAGGGCGTGGTGGTGGACATCGGGATGGAGCTGAACCGCAACACCGAGTGGCTGGTCACCCGGGTCGCGGTCCGCGAGCACACCGGGCGGCTGGCCCGCCGCGGCCACGTCTACCAGGTGGAGTACGACCGGGTCCGCGGCCTGGTCGGCCCGACCGACACCCAGGGCACCTCGAACCTGATCGCGCTGCTCGACCAGATGCGCCCGGCCGACATGGCGAACGCGCTGCAGGACCTGCCGGACGCCCGGCGCAACGAGGTGGCCGCCGCGCTGGACGACCGCCGGCTCGCCGACGTGCTGGAGGAGCTGCCCGAGCACGACCAGGTGGAGATCCTGGTCGGGCTGGACCGGGAGCGGGCCGCCGACGTGCTGGAGCGGATGGACCCGGACGACGCCGCCGACCTGCTCGCCGAGCTGCCGAAAACCGAGCAGGCGGTGCTGCTGGACCTGATGGAGCCGGACGAGGCGGCGCCGGTCCGGCAGCTGATGAGCTACCGCCCGGGCACGGCCGGCAGCGTGATGACCTCGGAGCCGGTGATCATGACGCCGGACGCGACGGTGGCCGAGGCGCTGGCCCGGATCCGCGAGCCGGAGCTGTCCCCGGTGGTGGCCGCGCAGGTTTTCGTGGCCCGGGCGCCGTCCGCGACCCCGACCGGGAAGTATTTGGGCATGGTGCACTTCCAGCGGCTGCTGCGCGAGCCGCCGGCCTCGATCGTGGGCGGGCTGGTGGACAGCGGCATCGAGCCGCTGCGGCCGGACATCGGGCTGGCCGAGATCACCCGGCGGATGGCGACGTACGACCTGGTCGCGATGCCGGTGGTGGACGGCACGCACCGGCTGCTGGGCGCGGTGACGGTGGACGACGTGCTGGACCATTCGCTGCCGCGGGACTGGCGTGACCGGGACGCCCACGAGGACGAGGAGCCGTCGTGA
- a CDS encoding DUF1003 domain-containing protein — MSEPRRDRLDQPREPGRVQLPKFDPEAFGRWSESIARYMGTAKFIVYMTVVILAWFVWNATAPDDLKFDPYPSQFLTLVLSLQASYAAPLILLAQNRQADRDRLAMEEDRRRAQMQKADTEYLAREIASLRIAMGEVATRDFLRSELARLAGELDDAALRREKRARTEWEEDHP, encoded by the coding sequence GTGAGCGAGCCGCGCCGCGATCGCCTGGATCAGCCGCGCGAGCCCGGCCGGGTGCAGCTGCCGAAATTCGATCCGGAGGCGTTCGGCCGGTGGTCGGAGAGCATCGCCCGGTACATGGGGACGGCGAAGTTCATCGTCTACATGACCGTGGTGATCCTCGCCTGGTTCGTGTGGAACGCGACGGCCCCCGACGACCTGAAGTTCGACCCGTACCCGTCACAGTTCCTCACCCTGGTGCTGTCGCTGCAGGCGTCGTACGCCGCCCCGCTGATCCTGCTGGCACAGAACCGGCAGGCCGACCGGGACCGGCTGGCCATGGAGGAGGATCGACGCCGGGCGCAGATGCAGAAGGCCGACACGGAGTACCTGGCCCGCGAGATCGCGTCCCTGCGGATCGCCATGGGCGAGGTCGCCACCAGGGACTTCCTGCGTTCCGAGCTGGCCCGGCTGGCCGGCGAGCTGGACGACGCGGCGCTGCGGCGGGAGAAGCGGGCGCGCACCGAGTGGGAAGAAGACCACCCCTGA
- a CDS encoding Mrp/NBP35 family ATP-binding protein yields MSAPASTLEDAIQAALATVDDPEIRRPITDLGMVQGFTVSDGLVKVDLLLTVAGCPLRDKLNADITAAVTQVPGITGVEINFGVMNEDQRKALQTTLRGGGAAEPVIPFAQPGSRTRVYAVASGKGGVGKSSVTVNLAAALARRGLSVGVIDADIYGHSVPRMLGVESKPTRVEDMIMPPQSHGVKVISIGMFTAGNAAVVWRGPMLHRALQQFLADVYWGDLDVLLLDLPPGTGDVAISLAQLLPNAEILVVTTPQMAAAEVAERAGAIALQTHQRLVGVVENMSWLELPDGSRMEVFGAGGGETVAESLTKTVGARVPLLGQIPLDTRVREAGDAGNPIVLADPEAPAAKALDGVADKLAVRRESLVGKPLGLMVNAKRG; encoded by the coding sequence ATGTCCGCTCCAGCCTCAACTCTCGAGGACGCGATCCAGGCTGCCTTGGCGACCGTCGACGACCCCGAGATCCGCCGCCCGATCACCGACCTCGGCATGGTCCAGGGCTTCACCGTCAGCGACGGCCTGGTCAAGGTCGATCTGCTGCTCACCGTCGCCGGCTGCCCCTTGCGGGACAAGCTGAACGCCGACATCACCGCCGCCGTGACCCAGGTCCCCGGGATCACCGGTGTCGAGATCAACTTCGGGGTGATGAACGAGGACCAGCGCAAGGCGCTGCAGACCACCCTGCGGGGCGGTGGCGCGGCGGAGCCGGTAATCCCGTTCGCCCAGCCCGGCTCCCGCACCCGGGTCTACGCGGTGGCCAGCGGCAAGGGTGGGGTCGGCAAGTCCAGCGTCACGGTCAACCTGGCCGCCGCGCTGGCCAGGCGTGGCCTGTCGGTCGGCGTGATCGACGCCGACATCTACGGCCACTCGGTGCCCCGGATGCTCGGCGTGGAGAGCAAGCCGACCCGGGTCGAGGACATGATCATGCCGCCGCAGTCGCACGGTGTGAAGGTGATCTCGATCGGCATGTTCACCGCGGGCAACGCCGCGGTGGTCTGGCGCGGCCCGATGCTGCACCGGGCGCTGCAGCAGTTCCTCGCCGACGTCTACTGGGGCGACCTGGACGTGCTGCTGCTCGACCTGCCGCCGGGCACCGGCGACGTGGCCATCTCGCTGGCCCAGCTTCTGCCGAACGCGGAGATCCTGGTCGTCACCACCCCGCAGATGGCCGCCGCCGAGGTGGCCGAGCGGGCCGGCGCGATCGCGCTGCAGACTCACCAGCGCCTGGTCGGCGTGGTGGAGAACATGTCGTGGCTGGAGCTGCCGGACGGCTCCCGGATGGAGGTCTTCGGCGCCGGTGGCGGCGAGACCGTGGCCGAGTCGCTGACCAAGACGGTCGGCGCGCGGGTGCCGCTGCTGGGTCAGATCCCGCTGGACACCCGGGTGCGCGAGGCCGGCGACGCCGGCAACCCGATCGTGCTGGCCGACCCGGAGGCGCCGGCCGCGAAGGCGCTCGACGGGGTCGCCGACAAGCTGGCCGTCCGCCGCGAGTCCCTGGTCGGCAAGCCCTTGGGCCTCATGGTCAACGCGAAAAGGGGCTAG